A single genomic interval of Camelina sativa cultivar DH55 chromosome 11, Cs, whole genome shotgun sequence harbors:
- the LOC104726282 gene encoding 60S acidic ribosomal protein P3-2-like, which yields MGVFTFVCKSKGGEWTAKQHEGELEGSASCTYSLQRKLVQAALSADSSGGVQSSFSLVSPTSAVFQVIIGGGGGGGFAVGGGAAAGGGGGVESAAAAKEEEKKKEESEEEEGDFGFDLFG from the exons atggGAGTTTTCACTTTCGTTTGCAAAAGCAAAGGCGGAGAATGGACCGCGAAGCAACACGAAGGAGAGCTTGAAGGCTCAGCTTCTTGCACTTACTCTCTACAGCGCAAGCTTGTTCAGGCTGCTCTCTCCGCCGATTCATCTGGCGGCGTTCagtcttctttctctcttgtctCCCCTACCTCCGCCGTCTTCCAG GTGATCatcggcggtggtggtggtggaggattTGCTGTCGGAGGAGGTGCAGCAGCAGGAGGTGGCGGTGGAGTTGAGTCTGCCGCAGCtgcaaaggaggaagagaagaagaaggaagagtctGAAGAGGAAGAGGGTGACTTTGGATTTGATCTCTTTGGTtaa